In one Kitasatospora cineracea genomic region, the following are encoded:
- a CDS encoding YciI family protein, which yields MAKYMLIMRATDETMAKMGETPFEEMLETVGRFNEQLIRAGVLVAAEGLDDPSQGVVVDYDGEVPVVTDGPYGETKELFGGFYLIDVASKEEAVEWAKRLPAMPGAKCEVRRVPSIDEFPQDNEWVAMERAWRERTGQL from the coding sequence ATGGCGAAGTACATGCTGATCATGCGGGCGACGGACGAGACCATGGCCAAGATGGGGGAGACGCCGTTCGAGGAGATGCTCGAGACGGTGGGCCGCTTCAACGAGCAGCTGATCCGGGCGGGCGTGCTGGTGGCCGCCGAGGGGCTGGACGACCCGTCGCAGGGCGTGGTGGTGGACTACGACGGCGAGGTGCCGGTGGTCACCGACGGCCCGTACGGGGAGACCAAGGAGCTGTTCGGCGGCTTCTACCTGATCGACGTGGCCTCGAAGGAGGAGGCCGTGGAGTGGGCGAAGCGGCTGCCCGCGATGCCGGGGGCGAAGTGCGAGGTGCGCCGGGTGCCGAGCATCGACGAGTTCCCGCAGGACAACGAGTGGGTCGCCATGGAGCGGGCCTGGCGCGAGCGGACCGGCCAGCTCTGA
- a CDS encoding DUF5682 family protein has protein sequence MAGTAQRPEAVFLGVRHHSPACAALVARTVAQLRPAHVLIEGPADLNPRLDELLLGHELPVAVFSHYRDEERTATSWAPLCAYSPEWVALTEGRAAGAQVRFVDLPAWHPAFTDRARPLANRFADAEARYAEATERLCRAFGTDSPDTLWDGLVELPDPAGLAERLDAYFALVRGDAAADAGDTAREAYMARWVRAALARGDGPVLVVTGGFHTPALRTLVADGPAADDPAADGTVADDPAADNPATDGTVADNSAADNPATDGTATDGTVADGWPEVPRPPEGAVGGSHLVPYSFAQLDAFGGYQSGMPSPGYYQLLWERGPQGAADGLVEEVVRRLRKERVPVSTADLIAARTLAEGLAAMRGHRVRSRADVLDGLASGLVGEALEQPLPWQGRERPTSGADPLVRALVAAGTGTRRGRLHPDTPAPPLVHDVAAEQAVCGVEPGRPATADLTTPDGLRRSRFLHRLRVLGVPGHLRADGPTGGGDPVFTERWEPDPQGRAHRRDAALIEAGAYGARLPDAASVALAGRARDTGTDPAALAGLLFDAVLCGVGTLTGELLDTLTARLGDVPELGAVGEVLATTLDLWRHDRVYGVAADPRLADLVDAALHRVLWLAEGLRGGTGVDHARLRAATAARDTLRHATPVLTLTRPAALATAARVAADPAAPPDLRGAALGLRWSLTADGPGPGAGSGSADDLATAVSPDEVARRARALAGEPARLGDWLSGLFVLAREQLTGPALDAADDASLFDALDAIVTRLPTVDFLRGLPALRQAFGYFPPRERERIAERLLARRGRTGSARGLLRTTADPSLLARAAGLELAVTDLLTRYGLAPDPAPAALAPLPVPEDTGTSPAPPPSHLPDEGLERWRLILGAPAERCTGSLDGRAAAQDAALEWLYGRDPEAGRRGVRRSGGSGRGGSRHGGDGASVVTPVDWLEEVHRLFPKETVERLERDAVERYGIDEIVTDPEVLSRVEPSPALLRAVLRTKHLMNPELLFLARRLVESVVRELLARLRPQVRRAFTGTRAPGRSLVPLARNFDFRTTVRANLAHYQPERRRLLIERPYFHSRTRRTLERWQLVLLVDQSGSMAGSVIHSAVTAACLWNLPGLRTHLVAFDTSVVDLTEDVSDPVELLMRVQLGGGTDIARAVDYAAGLLDNPRRSIVVLVSDFFEGGDPGRLLRGVRTLVEQGSTVLGLAALDEEADPVYDRELAARLVGSGAHVGAMTPGALAAFVAEKVGR, from the coding sequence ATGGCGGGGACGGCGCAGCGCCCGGAGGCGGTCTTCCTGGGCGTCCGGCACCACTCCCCGGCCTGCGCGGCGCTGGTCGCCCGCACCGTCGCGCAGTTGCGGCCCGCGCACGTGCTGATCGAGGGCCCGGCGGACCTGAACCCGCGGCTGGACGAACTGCTGCTCGGCCACGAACTGCCGGTCGCGGTGTTCAGCCACTACCGGGACGAGGAGCGGACGGCCACCTCCTGGGCGCCGCTGTGCGCGTACTCGCCGGAGTGGGTGGCACTGACCGAGGGCCGGGCGGCGGGCGCGCAGGTGCGCTTCGTCGACCTGCCGGCCTGGCACCCGGCGTTCACCGACCGGGCCCGCCCGCTGGCGAACCGGTTCGCGGACGCCGAGGCCCGGTACGCGGAGGCCACCGAGCGGCTGTGCCGGGCGTTCGGCACCGACTCGCCGGACACCCTGTGGGACGGCTTGGTCGAACTCCCCGACCCGGCCGGCCTGGCCGAACGGCTGGACGCCTACTTCGCGCTGGTGCGCGGCGACGCGGCCGCCGACGCCGGCGACACCGCCCGCGAGGCGTACATGGCGCGCTGGGTGCGGGCCGCGCTGGCCCGCGGCGACGGCCCGGTGCTGGTGGTCACCGGCGGCTTCCACACGCCCGCGCTGCGCACACTGGTCGCGGACGGCCCGGCGGCGGACGACCCGGCGGCGGACGGCACGGTGGCGGACGACCCGGCGGCGGACAACCCGGCCACGGACGGCACGGTGGCGGACAACTCGGCGGCGGACAACCCGGCCACGGACGGCACGGCCACGGACGGCACGGTGGCGGACGGCTGGCCGGAGGTGCCGCGGCCGCCGGAGGGTGCGGTCGGCGGCAGCCACCTGGTGCCGTACTCCTTCGCCCAGTTGGACGCGTTCGGCGGCTACCAGTCCGGCATGCCCTCCCCCGGCTACTACCAACTGTTGTGGGAGCGCGGGCCGCAGGGCGCGGCGGACGGCCTGGTCGAGGAGGTGGTGCGGCGGCTGCGGAAGGAGCGGGTGCCGGTGTCGACGGCCGACCTGATCGCGGCCCGCACCCTGGCCGAGGGCCTGGCGGCGATGCGCGGGCACCGGGTGCGCTCGCGGGCCGACGTGCTGGACGGCCTGGCCTCCGGGCTGGTCGGCGAGGCACTGGAGCAGCCGCTGCCCTGGCAGGGGCGCGAACGTCCGACCAGCGGCGCCGACCCGCTGGTCCGGGCGCTGGTCGCGGCCGGCACCGGCACCCGGCGCGGCCGGCTGCACCCGGACACGCCCGCGCCGCCGCTGGTCCACGACGTGGCGGCCGAACAGGCCGTCTGCGGCGTCGAACCGGGCCGCCCCGCCACCGCCGACCTGACCACCCCGGACGGCCTGCGCCGCAGCCGCTTCCTGCACCGGCTACGGGTGCTGGGAGTGCCCGGCCACCTCCGGGCGGACGGCCCGACCGGCGGCGGCGACCCGGTCTTCACCGAACGCTGGGAGCCCGATCCGCAGGGCCGGGCGCACCGGCGCGACGCCGCACTGATCGAGGCCGGCGCGTACGGGGCCCGGCTGCCCGACGCGGCCTCCGTGGCCCTCGCCGGCCGGGCCCGCGACACCGGCACCGACCCGGCCGCCCTCGCCGGGCTGCTGTTCGACGCCGTCCTGTGCGGCGTCGGCACGCTGACCGGCGAACTCCTCGACACGCTCACCGCCCGGCTCGGCGACGTCCCCGAACTCGGCGCGGTGGGCGAGGTGCTGGCCACCACCCTGGACCTGTGGCGGCACGACCGGGTGTACGGCGTCGCCGCCGACCCGCGGCTGGCCGACCTGGTCGACGCGGCCCTGCACCGCGTCCTGTGGCTGGCCGAGGGCCTGCGCGGCGGCACCGGCGTCGACCACGCCCGCCTGCGCGCCGCCACCGCCGCCCGCGACACCCTCCGTCACGCCACCCCCGTCCTCACCCTCACTCGCCCGGCCGCCCTCGCCACCGCCGCCCGCGTCGCCGCCGACCCCGCCGCGCCCCCGGACCTGCGCGGCGCCGCCCTCGGCCTGCGCTGGTCCCTGACCGCCGACGGGCCCGGGCCAGGGGCCGGAAGCGGAAGCGCGGACGACCTGGCGACGGCGGTCTCCCCCGACGAAGTCGCCCGGCGGGCCCGGGCGCTGGCGGGCGAGCCGGCCCGGCTCGGCGACTGGCTGTCGGGGCTGTTCGTGCTGGCCCGCGAGCAGTTGACCGGTCCCGCCCTCGACGCCGCCGACGACGCCTCCCTGTTCGACGCCCTGGACGCGATCGTCACCCGGCTGCCGACCGTCGACTTCCTGCGCGGCCTGCCCGCGCTCCGCCAGGCGTTCGGCTACTTCCCGCCCCGCGAACGCGAGCGGATCGCCGAACGCCTGCTGGCCCGCCGCGGCCGCACCGGCTCGGCCCGCGGCCTGCTCCGCACCACCGCCGACCCGTCCCTGCTCGCCCGCGCCGCCGGCCTCGAACTCGCCGTCACCGACCTGCTGACCCGCTACGGCCTGGCCCCGGACCCGGCCCCGGCCGCCCTCGCTCCCCTCCCGGTCCCCGAAGACACCGGCACCTCCCCCGCGCCCCCTCCCTCCCACCTCCCCGACGAGGGCCTCGAACGCTGGCGCCTGATCCTCGGCGCGCCCGCCGAGCGCTGCACCGGTTCGCTCGACGGGCGGGCGGCCGCGCAGGACGCCGCGCTGGAGTGGCTGTACGGGCGCGACCCGGAGGCGGGACGGCGCGGGGTCCGGCGTTCCGGCGGCAGCGGGCGCGGCGGTTCGCGGCACGGGGGCGACGGGGCGTCCGTGGTGACGCCGGTGGACTGGCTGGAGGAGGTGCACCGGCTGTTCCCGAAGGAGACCGTGGAGCGGCTGGAGCGGGACGCGGTGGAGCGGTACGGCATCGACGAGATCGTCACCGACCCGGAGGTGCTGTCCCGGGTGGAGCCGAGCCCGGCGCTGCTGCGCGCGGTGCTGCGCACCAAGCACCTGATGAACCCCGAACTCCTGTTCCTGGCACGCCGGTTGGTGGAGTCGGTGGTGCGCGAGCTGTTGGCGCGGCTGCGTCCGCAGGTGCGCCGGGCGTTCACCGGGACGCGGGCGCCGGGCCGCAGCCTGGTCCCGCTGGCCCGGAACTTCGACTTCCGGACCACGGTGCGGGCGAACCTCGCGCACTACCAGCCGGAGCGGCGGCGGCTGCTGATCGAGCGGCCGTACTTCCACTCCCGGACGCGGCGCACCCTGGAGCGGTGGCAACTCGTGCTGCTGGTCGACCAGTCGGGCTCGATGGCCGGTTCGGTGATCCACTCCGCGGTGACGGCGGCCTGCCTGTGGAACCTGCCGGGGCTGCGCACCCACCTGGTGGCGTTCGACACCTCGGTGGTGGACCTGACCGAGGACGTGAGCGACCCGGTGGAGCTGCTGATGCGGGTGCAGCTCGGCGGCGGCACCGACATCGCCCGGGCGGTGGACTACGCGGCCGGGCTGCTGGACAACCCGCGGCGCAGCATCGTGGTGCTGGTGTCGGACTTCTTCGAGGGCGGCGACCCCGGCCGGCTGCTGCGCGGGGTGCGGACGCTGGTGGAGCAGGGCAGCACGGTGCTCGGGCTGGCCGCGTTGGACGAGGAGGCGGACCCGGTGTACGACCGCGAACTGGCGGCCCGGCTGGTCGGATCGGGGGCGCACGTGGGCGCGATGACACCGGGCGCGCTGGCCGCGTTCGTGGCGGAGAAGGTGGGCCGGTGA
- a CDS encoding AAA family ATPase, producing MPVPTADRPDLQRPPAEVRFAEELAVLRERDGDPRPPGWELSLRAARSFVVGDERAGVSRKFVGNAALVERALVTLATNRGLMLVGEPGTAKSLLSELIAAAVSGTSTLTVQGGAATTEDQIKYGWNYALLVSEGPSTRSLVPAPMLKGMAQGKVVRFEEITRCPLEVQDCLLSLLSERVLAVPELDGPDGMVFAVPGFNVIATANTRDRGVNEMSAALKRRFNFETVFPIADFATEVALVEAESAALLRRSGVEPAPDRDLLEVLVATFRELRAPDGGKGPSSAVLSTAEAVSVAHAVGVRGWFLRQEPGSAADLVTCLAGTAAKDNPDDLARLRRFLEQQAERRKGGRWRELYDARHLLAD from the coding sequence ATGCCCGTTCCGACCGCCGACCGTCCCGACCTGCAACGGCCGCCCGCCGAGGTGCGCTTCGCGGAGGAGTTGGCGGTGCTGCGCGAGCGGGACGGGGATCCGCGGCCGCCGGGCTGGGAGTTGAGCCTGCGGGCGGCACGCAGTTTCGTGGTGGGTGACGAACGGGCCGGGGTGAGCCGGAAGTTCGTCGGGAACGCGGCGCTGGTGGAACGGGCGCTGGTGACGCTGGCGACGAACCGCGGGCTGATGCTGGTGGGCGAGCCGGGGACGGCGAAGTCGCTGCTGTCGGAGCTGATCGCGGCGGCGGTCAGCGGCACGTCCACGCTGACGGTGCAGGGCGGGGCGGCGACCACCGAGGACCAGATCAAGTACGGCTGGAACTACGCGCTGCTGGTCTCGGAGGGGCCGTCGACGCGTTCGCTGGTGCCCGCGCCGATGCTCAAGGGGATGGCGCAGGGCAAGGTGGTCCGGTTCGAGGAGATCACCCGCTGCCCGCTGGAGGTGCAGGACTGCCTGCTCTCGCTGCTGTCCGAACGGGTGCTGGCGGTACCGGAGTTGGACGGGCCGGACGGCATGGTGTTCGCCGTCCCCGGGTTCAACGTGATCGCCACCGCGAACACCCGGGACCGGGGCGTCAACGAGATGAGCGCCGCGCTCAAGCGCCGGTTCAACTTCGAGACGGTCTTCCCGATCGCCGACTTCGCCACCGAAGTGGCCCTGGTGGAGGCCGAGTCGGCGGCGCTGCTGCGCCGTTCGGGCGTCGAGCCGGCCCCGGACCGGGACCTGCTGGAGGTGCTGGTGGCGACCTTCCGGGAGCTGCGCGCGCCGGACGGCGGCAAGGGCCCGTCCTCGGCGGTGCTGAGCACGGCGGAGGCGGTGTCGGTGGCGCACGCGGTCGGCGTGCGCGGCTGGTTCCTGCGCCAGGAGCCGGGCAGCGCCGCGGACCTGGTGACCTGCCTGGCCGGCACCGCGGCCAAGGACAACCCGGACGACCTGGCCCGGCTGCGCCGCTTCCTGGAGCAGCAGGCCGAGCGCCGCAAGGGCGGCCGCTGGCGCGAACTGTACGACGCCCGGCACCTGTTGGCCGACTGA
- a CDS encoding GNAT family N-acetyltransferase codes for MSLTIEEVTAAGAAWVWLPDDAEVVEDAGYTILRLPDYYDFDLSVVSFTPTGPLPAAVDAVLARARTLGPPVLDWQVLLGGPPGLGDELAARGGRIKLDLEILAADLSAGAPDLRPPEVAVELRWATDFPTVRDGALVETTGFGGALPPASQLEHAAHRNARAAAEGRGGRLVAYVDGEPVGTGGVALVDGVARLTGGVVAPPWRGRGVYRAVLGARLAHAAARGARMALVKGNPRTSGPILRRSGFTAFGQEPVYALPLG; via the coding sequence ATGAGTCTGACGATCGAAGAGGTCACCGCCGCCGGGGCGGCCTGGGTGTGGCTGCCGGACGACGCCGAGGTCGTCGAGGACGCCGGCTACACGATCCTGCGGCTGCCCGACTACTACGACTTCGACCTGTCGGTCGTCTCCTTCACCCCCACCGGCCCGCTCCCCGCCGCCGTGGACGCCGTCCTCGCCCGGGCCCGGACGCTCGGACCGCCGGTGCTCGACTGGCAGGTCCTGCTCGGCGGCCCGCCCGGGCTCGGGGACGAACTGGCCGCCCGCGGCGGCCGGATCAAACTCGACCTGGAGATCCTGGCCGCGGACCTGTCCGCGGGCGCCCCGGACCTGCGCCCGCCCGAGGTGGCGGTGGAACTGCGCTGGGCCACGGACTTCCCGACCGTCCGGGACGGGGCGCTCGTCGAGACCACCGGCTTCGGCGGCGCCCTCCCGCCCGCCTCGCAACTGGAGCACGCGGCGCACCGCAACGCGCGGGCCGCCGCGGAGGGCCGGGGCGGGCGGCTCGTCGCCTACGTCGACGGCGAACCCGTCGGCACCGGCGGCGTGGCCCTGGTCGACGGCGTCGCCCGCCTGACCGGCGGCGTGGTCGCCCCGCCCTGGCGGGGCCGCGGCGTCTACCGCGCCGTCCTCGGGGCCCGGCTCGCCCACGCGGCGGCCCGCGGCGCGCGCATGGCCCTGGTCAAGGGCAACCCCCGCACGTCCGGGCCGATCCTGCGCCGCTCCGGCTTCACGGCCTTCGGCCAGGAGCCGGTCTACGCCCTCCCGTTGGGGTGA
- a CDS encoding DUF6596 domain-containing protein gives MESARVVGALARWGGDFALAEDVAQEALAEALVAWSRDGVPAEPVGWLLTAARRRAIDAFRRRAALDRRYALLAGPLAEGEAHAGAAPGGGRADDLPWDPDRIDDDVLALVFTACHPVLAPEARVALTLRVVSGLSSEEIARAFLVPVPTVQARITRAKKTIAAARVPFGLPPAEQRRERLGAVLSVLYVVFTEGSTATAGEDLLRPDLAYEALRLARTLAALLPGEGEPQGLLALFELTAARFPARTGPDGEAVLLEDQDRTRWDRPAIRRGLAALGRAATAGRGLGPYGLQASIAACHAVAPSVAETDWERIVLLYEALGRVAPSPVVELNRAVALAMASGPAEALAVVDELLAADRLPGSHLLPGVRGELLTRLGRTAEARTELELAARLCRNARERAVLLRKAAALEAN, from the coding sequence ATCGAGTCCGCCCGGGTGGTGGGCGCGCTGGCCCGCTGGGGCGGGGACTTCGCGCTGGCCGAGGACGTCGCGCAGGAGGCGCTCGCCGAGGCGCTGGTGGCCTGGTCGCGCGACGGCGTGCCCGCCGAGCCGGTGGGCTGGCTGCTGACGGCCGCGCGGCGGCGGGCGATCGACGCCTTCCGCCGCCGCGCGGCGCTGGACCGGCGGTACGCCCTGCTGGCGGGTCCGCTCGCCGAGGGCGAGGCGCACGCGGGGGCGGCGCCCGGCGGCGGGCGGGCGGACGACCTGCCGTGGGACCCGGACCGGATCGACGACGACGTGCTGGCGCTGGTGTTCACCGCCTGCCACCCGGTGCTCGCGCCGGAGGCCCGGGTGGCGCTGACGCTGCGGGTGGTGAGCGGCCTGTCCAGCGAGGAGATCGCCCGGGCGTTCCTGGTGCCGGTGCCGACCGTGCAGGCCCGGATCACCCGGGCGAAGAAGACGATCGCCGCGGCCCGCGTCCCGTTCGGGCTGCCGCCCGCCGAGCAGCGGCGCGAGCGGCTGGGCGCGGTGCTGAGCGTGCTGTACGTGGTGTTCACGGAGGGGTCGACCGCGACGGCGGGCGAGGACCTGCTGCGCCCGGACCTCGCCTACGAGGCGCTCCGGCTGGCCCGGACGCTGGCCGCCCTGCTGCCGGGCGAGGGCGAACCGCAGGGCCTGCTGGCGCTGTTCGAGCTGACGGCGGCCCGCTTCCCGGCCCGGACCGGGCCGGACGGGGAGGCGGTGCTGCTGGAGGACCAGGACCGCACCCGCTGGGACCGCCCCGCGATCCGGCGCGGGCTGGCGGCGCTCGGCCGGGCCGCGACGGCCGGACGGGGCCTGGGCCCGTACGGGCTGCAGGCGTCGATCGCGGCCTGCCACGCGGTGGCGCCGTCGGTGGCGGAGACCGACTGGGAGCGGATCGTGCTGCTCTACGAGGCGCTCGGCCGGGTGGCGCCGTCCCCGGTGGTCGAGCTGAACCGGGCGGTGGCCCTGGCCATGGCGAGCGGCCCGGCCGAGGCGCTGGCGGTCGTGGACGAGCTGCTCGCCGCCGACCGCCTGCCCGGCTCGCACCTGCTGCCGGGCGTCCGCGGCGAACTGCTCACCCGCCTGGGCCGCACCGCCGAGGCCCGCACCGAGCTGGAACTCGCCGCCCGCCTGTGCCGCAACGCCCGCGAGCGGGCCGTGCTGCTGCGCAAGGCGGCGGCACTGGAAGCCAACTGA